The genome window ATCTTCACCAGCCGATTGGTCGTTCCGGATGACAATAATTTCAACGTTTCCAATGAATACGAGACGTTCTCTGGCATCTACGCCACGACGAAGAAGATCCCGAAACAGAGCACAGACATCTACTTCCTGGCCCGCAATGCGAATGCACAATCTCCTTCGCTGCAGCTCGGCAACTTGGTGCCGACTCCATCCGCGCGTGACATCTACACCATCGGCATCCGTGGTAAATCGAATCCCGGTGAGATCGGCAACTGGGATTACACATATGAGTTGATGGGCCAGTTCGGTCACTTCAATGACACCGCTCTTCCTGCCGCCACAGCCAGCTTGTCACATGAAGCCTACGCCGTGTTCGCCGGTGGTGGTTACACTTGGACGGAGATGTCCATGACCCCTCGTGTAGGCTTGGAATACAACTTCGCCACGGGTGACAGCAATCCGACTGATGGCAAGCATGAGACATTCGAAAACCTGTTCCCCACGAACCACAAGTTCTACGGGTTCATGGATTTCGTCTCTCTGCAAAATATACACAACGTCCGTCTGCAAAGTTCTATCAAGCCCTTGCCGCGATTGACGATTTTGCTGGAAGGCCAGTTCTTCTGGCTCGCGGATACAAGTGATAACTTCTACACGGTCGCAGGTGCCCGCCGTGGCGGTATCGCAGCGACTCCGGGCGGCACGGGCTACGGTATCAATCCTAGCTACAGCAGCTACGTCGGTTCCGAAGTGGACTTCGTAGTGACCTACGCGGTCTCCCCGCACATCACGGTGGAAGCGGCCTACGCCCACTTCTTCCGCGGTGATTACGTGAAGCAGTCCTTGAGCGGTGCGGCCTTTGGCTCCACCGATGCGAACTACTTCTATTTGCAGACGAATTTCAGCTTCTAGGCCTTTCGGTCTGCGGGTTCCTCCGCGCGATTCCGGCGTGCATCCGGAAACGCTCCATCCGCCCGTTTGGCTTGCCTGCTGAACGGGCGGATGTCTTTCCCGCTCAACGGTGTTGAGCTTGGTCAGTGTGGGTAAAAAACGACAGTTGTGAAATGACCATCAAACATTCTCAAACCTGTCTGGTACACGTGGTTAAGACGCTCCAAAAACCGTCGTAACACCCTTAAAACGATGCAAATGAAGGGGATGAGCTGTGTATGAATAAAATTCATACATTTTAACAAAATTATGAACCTGATTATTTGATGGTTAGGCCCCCCGATTGCTGAATTCCCGGCAGGTGCCAATGCACTGCCAATGAAAACCGTGGCTGAAGAACCTGAAATGACGTTGATCGACCAGTTGCTCGCCGAGCAACGGTCGCTCACCGCCGTGGAGCGCTTCGCCAACTGGCATGAGGGCCACAAGTCTCCCGCTCTCGAATCCCGCTATCGCAGCCTTCTTCCCGCTCAAGCACCCAGCAAAGGTCAGCAATACGCCTTCGATGTGGATCTGGATGTCTGCTCCGGCTGCAAGGCATGCGTGACCGCCTGCCACTCCCTGAACGGTTTGGATGACACGGAGACTTGGCGCGGTGTGGGACTGCTCGTTCCGCCGCCCGCCGAAGTGGAGCCGGACGACATCACGATTTTACAGCCCAAGTCTTTCCACAAGCACGTCACCACCGCGTGTCATCACTGCGCCGATCCCGGCTGCCTTAACGGCTGCCCGGTGCTGGCTTATGACAAAGATCCACTCACGGGCATCGTCCGTCACTTGGATGACCAATGCATCGGCTGCCAGTACTGCGTGATGAAGTGCCCTTACGATGTGCCGAAGTATTCGGAACGTCTCGGCATCGTGCGCAAGTGCGACATGTGCGCGAACCGCCTCGCAGTGGGTGAAGCGCCCGCCTGCGTGCAAGCCTGCCCGAACGAAGCCATCCGCATCGCTGTGGTGGATAAGGCAGAGATCGTTTCCGGCTACCGCGCCAAGAATGTCCAATGCCCAAGCACGAATGACGAAGGAATGACCAAATCTTCCAATGGTCAATCCACTCGTGCTTCGTCATTCGTCATTCCCAACTTTTTGCCGAGCACGCCCAGTCCGGCCATCACCGCCCCGACCACGCGCTATCGTTCCGCCAAGCCCGTCACCGAATTGGTCTCTGGCGACAGCCATGAAGTACGTCCGGCCAAGGCACACGTGCCGCTCACGCTGATGCTGGTGCTCACGCAAGCGGGTGTGGGCATGACCTTGCTCGAAGCCATCAGTGGCGTGCCGAACCGCGCGCAAAGCATTTTCGCTCTCGCGGTTTCGTTGGTAGGCATGGTCGCCGCCGCGTTGCATCTCGGTCAGCCGTTGAAAGCGTGGCGCGGTTTTCTTGGCTGGCGCCATTCGTGGTTGAGCCGTGAGCTGATCGTTTTCAACAAGTTCCTCGGCGCTTTGGCACTGCACATCGTGTTGCTAAAGCCGTGGACCGCCTGGCTCACCGCCGGTGTGGGATTGGCCGCTGTCTTCTGCTCCGCGATGATCTATGTGGATACGAAACGGCCCTTCTGGAGCGGTGCGCTGACGTTCCCGAAGTTCGGTTTCACCGCGCTGCTGCTCGGCTGGACCGGCTGCATGATATTCGCGCCATCGGATGCAGACCGCGTGGTGCTGGTCATGATGACGACATTGTTCACTGCCATGAAGCTCGCGGTGGAATGTTCCATCTTCTCGAATCACCAACACGCGCCCGATGCACCGCTGAGCAAGTCCGCCCGCCTGCACCTCACGCGTCCGCTCGGCGAATTGTTCCGTGGCCGTGTAGCACTCGCAGTGGTTGGTGGCTTGCTGCTGCCGCTCCTGATGCTGGCAAGCGGCACTCCGTTGGCTGGCATGGCCGCGCTGATCTTCTGCTTCTGTCTCGCGGGTGAACTGCTGGAGCGCCATCTGTTCTTTGTCGCCGAAGCCGCCCGCAAAATGCCGGGTTCGATATGAGCGAACAATCCAACACCTTGTTCCGCCAATGGCAGGGTCCTCTCACCGAGGAACTCCTGTTGCATCCCGGCGATTTCGGTCTGGGCAAGGTGCCTGCGCGTTTGAAGCCCGATGCCACCACGCGTAGCGTCTGCGGCTTCTGCTCCACGGGTTGCTCGCTCGATATCCATCTGAAGGACGGTGTGGCGGTGAACCTCAGCCCGAGCAGCGGTTATCCCGTGAATCTCGGCATGGCCTGCCCAAAAGGTTGGGAAGCACTTACACCGCTTTACGCTACTGATCGCGCCAAGACGCCACTGATCCGTGATGAACGTGGCGAGCTGCAACCGGCCTCCTGGGATGATGCCATGAAGCTCTTCACCAGCCGCTTCAAAGGCATCATGGCAGAGCATGGGAATGAGAGCGTCGCGTTTCTCAGCACTGGCCAGATCTGCACGGAAGAGATGGCGTTCCTCGGCACGCTCTACAAATTCGGCATGGGCGGCTTGCACTGCGACTCCAACACGCGCCAATGCATGGCCACCTCGCACGTCGCTTACAAGCAGAGCTTCGGTTTCGATGCGCCGCCTTACACTTACGCGGACTTCGAAGAATCAGACGTGCTGTTCTTCATCGGTTCAAATCTCTGCATCGCGCATCCCATCATGTGGCAGCGCGTGCTGTTGAATAAGAAGAAGCCGGAGATCATCGTCATCGATCCGCGTCGCACGGAGACCGCTGCCGCCGCCACGCAGCATCTCGCACTGCAACCGAAGTCCGATCTCACGTTGCTTTACGGACTGGCGAACCTGCTCATCCAAAATCATTGGATCAAGCTCGCCTACATCACGCATCACACCACGGGCTTCCACGACTTCGCCGAATTTGTGCGTCAATTCACGCCGGATAAGGTCGCAGCGGAAACGGGTCTGACCGTTGGTCAGCTCTATCATTGCGCGGAGACGATCGCGAAGGGCAAAGCTGTTTCCTTCTGGTGGACAATGGGTGTGAATCAAAGCCACGAAGCGACTCGCACGGCGCAAGCCATCATCAATCTCGCGCTCATGACGGGCAATATGGGCCGACCCGGCACCGGTGCGAATTCTGTGACGGGCCAATGCAACGCGATGGGCTCACGTCTGTATGCGAATGTCACCGGTTTGCCCGGCGGTCGCGACTTCATGAAGGCAGAGGATCGCGCTGACATCGCCCGCCTCCTTAGCATCCCGGAAGAACGCATCCCACAAAAGAATTCGTGGGCCTACGATCAGATCATCGATGGCATTGAGCAGGGTAAAATCAAGGGCCTATGGGTTATCGCCACTAACACGGCGCATTCCTGGGTGAACCAAAAAGAGTTCCGCGAGATCGCGCGCAAGCTGGATTTCCTAGTAGTGCAGGACATGTATGCGACCACCGAGACGATCGAGAACGCGCATCTGGTGCTGCCTGCTGCCGGTTGGGGCGAGAAAGAAGGCACGTTCATCAATAGCGAACGGCGCATCGGTCTGGTGAAGAAAGTCTCGCTGGCTCCCGGTCAGGCGCTGAGTGATTTCAATATCTTCCGCCTCATCGCACATTACTGGGGCTGCGAGGAATTGTTCAAGGAATGGTCCTCGCCGGAAGCCGCCTTCCAAATCCTGAAACGCTTCTCCGCCGGTCGTCCCTGCGACATCACCGGCGTGCGTGATTATGCGCATCTCGACGAGAGCGGTGGTATCCAATGGCCCTTTGTTCAAGGGGCGAAGTTGGAAGTGCGAGGTGCGAATGAAGCTGCTGGCGCTTCGCCCCTCGCATTTCAGACCTCGCACCTTGCCGAGCGTCGTTTGTTCGAGGATGGAAAATATTTCACGCCGGATGGTCGTGCGAAGTTCCTCTACGAAGCTCCGCGTCCGGTCACTGAGCCAACCAGTGTGGAGTATCCGTTCGTCCTGCTCACGGGACGCGGCACTTCGGCGCAATGGCACACGCAAACGCGCACGGGGAAATCCGCTGTGCTGAAAACGCTGTATCCGGCGAACGCGTATGTGGAGATCAATCCGCAAGACGCCGCCCGCTTGGGCATCAAGCCGAACTCGATGGTGAGCGTCAGTTCACGGCGCGCGCGTATACAATGCACAGCGTTCATCACCACTTCTGTGCAAGCCTGTCAGGCGTTCATCCCGATGCACTACGGGGTGACGAACAAGCTTACGAAGGCGGACTTCGATCCTTATTCGCGCCAGCCGAGCTACAAGCATTGCGCAGTGCGGATCGAGCCAGTCGGCGGTTCTGAATCAGCTGTCACGTCGTCCCCAACCCTCAAACAGGCGGTGGCTGTGTGAGCACTAATCGCATCTTCAATATCAATGACTTCGTCCGCTTCGCTGATAACAAGGCGGTCGTGAAAGAGATCGTGGTGACGGATCACTCACGCATTGCGGTCTGGTGTGTGCGTCCGGGGCAGAAGGTGCCTACGCATACGCATCCCAGCGGGCAGGACACCTGGGTGATGATGCGCGGTGAACTGACGTATCTCATGGGTAACGGCGAACGCACGGTTATCCGCGCGGGTGAACTCGATGTGGCCAGTCACGATGAAATCCACGGTGCTGTGAATGAAGGCACTGAGGACGCTGTATTTATCTCCATTTATTCCGTTCCCGAAATCGGTTGGGCAAAGGCTGAAGCATGAACTTGATCCCTACACTTCCCGAAAACGCTCCTTTCACGCCCGAACAACGCGCGTGGCTCAATGGCTACCTCGCGGGCCTGCTCGCGAGCGGTGCGACAGCGCCGATGGGTGCGCCCACTGAAGCGAAACCGAAACAGCCGTTGCTCATCGGTTTCGGTTCGCAGACCGGTTCGGCGGAAGGTCTCGCCAAGAAGCTTGGCAAAGAGGCCGAGAAGCGCGGCTTCCTACCCAAGGTCGCGGAACTGAACAAAATCTCGCCCGCCGATCTCGCGAAGGAATCGAACTTTGTCATCATCACGAGCACGTGGGGTGATGGCGATGCGCCGGATAACGCGATGAATTTCTGGACGGCCATCAGTGCCGAGACGGCTCCAAAGCTGGAGAATCTTTCCTACGCCGTGCTGGGCTTGGGCGATAAGAATTACAGCGATTTCTGCGGTGCGGGTAAGAAGTTTGACGAGCGTCTCGCTGGTCTCGGCGCCAAGCGCCTTGTCGCTCGCGGTGAGTGCGATGTGGATTATGAAGCCTCTGCGAAAGCCTGGACTGAAACTGTATGGCAGTTGCTGGAAAGCGCGGCTCCGACTGCTCCAGCCGCTGCTCCGGTAGTGGAAGAAAAGAAAGTGAAGGCGCATGAGGATGCTCCCACCAAGTGGTCGCGCAATAATCCGTTCCCGGCGTTGCTCAAGACGAATCGCCGTCTGAACAAAGCTGGGTCGGCGAAAGACACGCGCCATTTCGAGATTGTGCTGGAAGGTTCCGGCCTGAGCTACGAAGTGGGTGATGCACTCGGGGTGATGCCGAAGAATGATCCAGTGCTGGTGGAAGAACTGCTGGCGACCTTGGGCTTCAATGGCGACGAGCAAGTGAAGGATGCGAACGGCAAAGACAGCACGTTGCATGAAGCGTTGGTGAGCACGTATGTTATCACGCAAGCGCCACCCTCATTCATCAAGGCGGCAGCGGAGAAGGGGAATAATACGGAATTACTGGCCTTGCTCGCGGCGGACAAGAAGAAGGAGTTGGATGCGTGGCTCTGGGGCAAGGACATCGTGGATGTGCTGCGCGCCTGTGGGGGTGCAAAGTTCACCGTGTCAGAGTTCACCGGCTTCCTGCGCAAGATGCAGCCGCGCCTTTACTCGATCTCTTCCTCGCCCAAGGCGCATCCGGGCGAAGTACACCTGACCATCGGTGCGGTGCGTTATGAAGGCGGCGGTCGTGCGAAGAAGGGTGTGGCCTCCTGCTGGCTGGCGGATCGCGTGATCCTGAATGACACGCAAGTGCCGGTCTTCATCCAGACGAGCCACGGCTTCCGTTTGCCAGATAACATGAACAAGCCGGTCATCATGGTCGGCCCCGGCACCGGCATCGCCCCGTTCCGTGCATTCCTGGAAGAGCGCAAGGCAACGGGTGCCAAGGGCAAGAACTGGCTCTTCTTCGGTGATCAAGCACGTGCCACGGACTTCCTCTATGACGATGAATTGAGCGCGATGCAGGCGGAAGGTTTGCTCACGCGCCTCGATCTCGCGTTCAGTCGCGATCAAAAAGAAAAGATCTACGTGCAGACGCGCATGTTGGAAAGCGGCGCGGAGCTGTGGAAGTGGCTGGAGGAAGGCGCGCATTTCTACGTGTGTGGTGACGCCAAGCGCATGGCGAAGGACGTGGATGTAGCTCTGCATGAAGTGGCGGAGAAGTTCGGTGGCCTGACGAAAGAAGCGGCGGCGGATTACGTGGCCAAGCTGAAGTCCGACAAGCGGTATCAACGTGACGTGTATTGATTTTCAAACAGGAACACCTATGAGCAACTCCACTGTTCCCATCAAAGAGATCTCGGGGCAAAAGCTCTCGAATGAGCAGACCGCGTATCTCGACGGCTTTTTCTCCGGTCTGAAGAATCGCGGCGTATCCTTCGGCGATGTTATGCCAAATCCGGCGGCGCAACCGTCTGGTCCTGCGAAGCCAAATCTGGAAGACCTCATCCCGGAGGAGCGCATCAAGCACGAGCTGTTCCCGCTGGATGCCTACCCGCTCATGCTCCAGCACGCGGCGGCGAACCAGGCGCCGGACAAGGAGAACACGTTCCGCTTCAAGTGGCACGGCCTGTTCTACCTCACGCCGAACAAGGAAGCATTCATGGCCCGCCTGCGCATTCCCGGCGGCCAATTGAAGACGTTTCAACTGCGCGAGATCGCGAACGTGGCGAAGGAATTGACGACGGGTTACGTGCAGATCACCACGCGGGCGAATCTGCAGATCCGCTTGATCGAGATGAAGAATGCACCGGAAGTGCTGCGCCGTATCCAAGGCGTGGGCCTGCATACGCGTGGTTCCGGTGCGGACAATATCCGCAACCTTACGTGCGATCCGACGAGCGGCATCGATCCGAATGAGATCATTGAGACGCTGCCGCTGACGCATGAGATGGGGCAGGTGATCTTGAACACGCGCGAGTTCTACGATCTACCGCGCAAGTTCAACATCGCGTTCAACGGTGGCGGTCTCATCAGCAGCGTGGAAGACACGAACGACATCGGCTGGACGGCGGTGCGGGTGGAGCAGGACAACGGTGAGGTGAAGGCGGGTGTTTATTTCCGCTGCGCTTTAGGTGGTGCGACAGGGCATAAGGCTTTCGCCAAAGACCTCGGCATCTATGCGAAGCCGGAAGAAGTGGTGAAGGCGACTTCGGCGATGCTGCGCGTGTTCATCGCGAATGGTAATCGCGGTGATCGCAAGAAGGCGCGCCTTAAGCATCTGCTGGAGACGTGGACGCTGGAGCAATACCTCGCGGAGACGGAGAAGGTGCTGGGCTACACGCTGCTGCGCGCACCGAAGCTGGAGGCGGCTCCGGTGAAGGCGGCAGGGCCTGCGCATCCGCAGATCGGGGTGTATCCGCAGAAGCAACGGGGGTTGAATTGGGTGGGCGTAGTGATCCCCGTCGGCCAGATCACGCCGAAGCAGATGCTGCGCATCGCAGAGCTCGCGGATGCTTACGGCTCGGGTGAAGTGCGCATGACGGTCTGGCAGAATCTCATCATCCCGAATGTGCCGGATGCTTACGTGGAGACGTTGAAGAAGGCGCTCGTGGGCATGGGCTTCGGCTGGCAGCAATCGAATCTGAAGAGCGGCTTCGTGGCGTGCACGGGGAACAGCTACTGCAAGTTCGCTGGCGCGAATACCAAGGGCCATGCACTGGAACTCATGGAGTATCTGGACAAGCGTGTGAAGCTGGATGTGCCGGTAAATGTGCACCTGACCGGCTGCCCGAACTCCTGCGCGCAGCATTACATGGGTGATATCGGTTTGCTCGGCGCAAAGGTGAAGGTGTCGGGCGAAACAGTGGAAGGGTATCACGTGTTCATCGGCGGCGGCTTCGGCAAGCAACAGACTGTGGGTCGCCAGATCTTCCAAGGCATCTCCTTCGATGACCTCAAGCCGCTGTTGGAGAAAATGCTGAAGGGTTATCTGCGGCGGCGTGAGGAAGGGGAGACGTTCCTGCAATTCAGTTCACGGCATGATCTGAACACGTTGCAGGCGATCTTTACGAATGAGGAGTGATGAGGCGTTATAAGGGTTAAAAAGGTGAATCGTTAAAACGGTTTCACCATTTAACGATTTAACCTTTTTCAACGAACTCACACCGCCCCATACGCCACCATCGCATCCGCTACTTTCACGAAGCCGGCGATGTTCGCGCCTTGGACATAGTTCACGTAGCCTTTGCCGTCATCACCGAACTGGCGGCTACGGTCGTGCACGCCTTTCATGATGTCCTTGAGGCGGGCATCCACTTCATCACGCGTCCACGCGATACGCATGGCGTTCTGGCTTTGTTCGAGACCTGAGACGGCCACACCACCGGCATTTGCGGCTTTGCCTGGGGCGAAGATGATCTTGTTCTCGAGGAAGAGGCGCGTGGCGTCGAGATTGCACGGCATGTTCGCGCCTTCGGCGACAGCTTTGACGCCGTTGCTGATGAGTTTCTTGGCATCGTCGCCGTCCAGCTCGTTCTGGGTGGCGCACGGGAAGGCGAGATCGCACTTGATGCCCCATGGCGTGTCACCGGCGTAGAATTTCGCTTCGGGAAACTTCTCAGTGTATTCGTGGATGCGACCGCGTCGTTCTTCTTTCAGTTCCTTCAGCCATTTGAATTTCTCGGGCGTGATGCCGGTCGGATCATGGATGAAACCTTTTGAATCGGAGGCGGTGACGACATTCGCTCCTTCCTGGATGAGCTTCTGGATGCAGTAGAGCGCGACGTTGCCAGAGCCGGAAACGACTGCAGTTTTGCCCGCGACGCTTTCCCCACGCACGCCGAGCATGTTCTGCATGAAATAGACGGCACCGTAACCGGTGGCTTCCGTGCGGATGAGGCTGCCGCCGAAGGAGAGGCCCTTGCCGGTGAGCGTGCCGGTGAAGCGATTGGCGAGACGTTTGTATTGGCCGAACATGTAGCTGATCTCGCGTCGGCCTACACCGATGTCGCCAGCAGGCACATCCGTGTCCTCGCCGATGTGACGGTGCAGTTCGATCATCAGGGACTGGCAGAAGCGCATGACCTCGTGCTCACTCTTGCCCTTGGGATTGAAATTGGAGCCGCCTTTGCCGCCGCCCATCGGCAGGCCGGTAAGGCTGTTCTTATACACCTGCTCGAAGCCGAGGAATTTCAGCACACTGAGCGTGACGTTCGGATGAAAGCGCAGGCCACCCTTGTATGGTCCGATGGAGTTGTTGAACTGCACGCGCCAGGCGCGGTTCGCGCGGAAGTTCCCCTGATCATCCTCCCACGTGACGCGGAAGATGATGATGCGGTCCGGCTCAGTCATGCGCTCGAGGATCTGGGCGTCCTGATATTTTTTATTCTCGAGGACATGCGGCATGACAGATTCCACGACCTCTTGCACGGCTTGATGGAATTCAGGTTCGCCGGGATTGCGGCGCACCAGACCGCGCATGAACTTGGCCACCTCAGAACGGACTGCCTTGCCGTTAGATTTCATAGAATGCTTGGGGTTGGTGAGACTATAGCTAAGTGATGGCGCTTTCGCCAGTGTGGGGGTGATGAAATTTATTTCTTAATGTTAGAACATTTCTTGCGTGGGGCGGTCCAATAGCGGACAAATCTCTACCATGAAAACCACTGCTTTGCGCTCGCTATTGGCCCTTGGCCTGACTTGTGGCATCAGCTCTCTCTTCGCGGCGACTCCGGCGGAGATCGAACAGAACTGGCATCAATGGCGTGGACCGAAGGCAGACGGGGTCGCGCCGAAGGCGACTCCGCCGACGGAATGGAGCGAGACGAAGAATGTGAAGTGGAAGGTGAAGACGCCGGGCTTCGGCACATCCACACCGATCATCTGGGGGAACAAAATTTTTCTGCTGACGGCGATCAAGACGGAGAACAAAGCGGTGTCTTACGCGATACCGAGCGCGGCACCGACGGCACAAGTCGCGCAACCGAAAGGACCGGGACCGGGCGGACCGCCTCCGGGTGGACCGGGGCAGAAGGGCAAGCGTGGCGGTGGTTTTGGTGGCGGAGAGAAGCCGACGGAGAAGTATCAATTTGTGGTGTTGTGCCTTGATCGTTCCAATGGCAAGACGATCTGGCAGAAGACGGTGAGGGAAGAGGTGCCGCATGAGGGGCATCACAAGGATCACGGGTATGCTTCGGCTTCACCCATCACGGATGGGAAGCACCTGTATGCATCATTCGGTTCGCGTGGCCTCTACTGCCTCGACCTCGATGGGAACGTGAAGTGGGAGGTGGACTTGGGCGATATGCGCACGCGCAATGGTTTCGGCGAGGGAAGTTCACCGGCGGTTTATGGCGATGTGCTGATCCAGACGTGGGATCAAGAGGCAAATTCATTTGTCGTGGCGCTGGACAAGAACACGGGCAAGGAACTCTGGCGCAAGTCGCGTGAAGAGGTGACGTCTTGGGCCACGCCGCTTATCATCGAGGTGAATGGCAAGCCGCAGGCGATCATCAGTGCGACGACGAAGGTGCGCGCGTATGATCTGAAAACGGGCGAGATCGTGTGGGAGAGCGGTGGGCAGACGACGAATGTGATTCCATCACCGGTCACGGGCAATGGCTTGATCTATATCATGAGCGGATTTCGTGGGGCGGCTTTGCATGCGATCAAGATCGGCAAGACGGGAGATTTGA of Verrucomicrobiia bacterium contains these proteins:
- a CDS encoding PQQ-binding-like beta-propeller repeat protein, producing the protein MKTTALRSLLALGLTCGISSLFAATPAEIEQNWHQWRGPKADGVAPKATPPTEWSETKNVKWKVKTPGFGTSTPIIWGNKIFLLTAIKTENKAVSYAIPSAAPTAQVAQPKGPGPGGPPPGGPGQKGKRGGGFGGGEKPTEKYQFVVLCLDRSNGKTIWQKTVREEVPHEGHHKDHGYASASPITDGKHLYASFGSRGLYCLDLDGNVKWEVDLGDMRTRNGFGEGSSPAVYGDVLIQTWDQEANSFVVALDKNTGKELWRKSREEVTSWATPLIIEVNGKPQAIISATTKVRAYDLKTGEIVWESGGQTTNVIPSPVTGNGLIYIMSGFRGAALHAIKIGKTGDLTGTDAIAWSFDRGTPYVPSPLLYGDKLYFHKGNDAFLSCFDAIKGAQHYVEQRLTGPVGVYASPLGAADKVYVIGRNGTSLVLKNSGTLEVLATNKLDEPIDASPAAAGKELFLRGHQSLYCIAGN